The proteins below are encoded in one region of Streptomyces ficellus:
- a CDS encoding N-acetylmuramoyl-L-alanine amidase, producing MPSAGALQRDFAAAAAAYGVPQSVLLAVSYLQSRWDGHGGAPSVTGGYGPMHLTDARTALASAPHHSHGAEDARGDTSRTVKRVADAGLPEPSALPPRLRTLERAAELSGLSPERLRTDRAANIRGGAAILAEAQRELGHPASGDPGDWYGAVARYSGADDTATATTYADDVYHIIRSGEHRTTDDGQSVTLAPDPDVTPETAQAAGLGLRTAATGGTECPRTVACEWIPAPYEELGEGDYGNHDKADRPASASVDYIVVHDTEATWDVTLKLVQDPAYVSWHYSLRSSDGHIAQHVPLKDVGWHAGNWYVNAKSVGLEHEGFLVSPDAWYTEAMYRTSARLVRYLAKRYDVPLDRQHILGHDNVPGPTGAAVRGMHTDPGPYWDWAHYFELLGRPLTPTAGPWADVVTIRPRYTAHRPLYTGCAKPGEACAPHGSGAVRLHTEPSENAPLVKDAGLRPGGEDSTVDVNDTGARASTGQSYAVAGRRGAWTAIWYLGQTAWFHNPVARPTAVGARGWVLTPKPGRADVPVYGRAYPEASAYPADVPVQALSPLPYRLGAGQRYVVGDRVPGEYYFAPAFDTSGHRVVRGEEAYYQIQFGHRVAFVKASDVTVTRA from the coding sequence ATGCCCTCCGCCGGGGCGCTGCAGCGTGACTTCGCGGCGGCCGCCGCCGCGTACGGGGTTCCGCAGAGCGTGCTCCTCGCCGTGTCGTATCTACAGTCCCGCTGGGACGGCCACGGTGGCGCGCCGAGCGTCACCGGCGGCTACGGGCCCATGCACCTCACCGACGCGCGGACCGCGCTCGCCTCGGCGCCGCACCACTCGCACGGCGCGGAGGACGCGCGGGGTGACACCTCCCGGACCGTGAAGCGGGTGGCGGACGCCGGGCTGCCCGAGCCGTCGGCGCTGCCGCCCCGGCTGCGGACGCTGGAGCGGGCGGCCGAGCTGTCCGGGCTCTCCCCCGAACGGCTGCGCACCGACCGGGCCGCGAACATCCGTGGCGGCGCGGCCATCCTGGCGGAGGCGCAGCGGGAGCTGGGCCACCCGGCGAGCGGCGACCCGGGCGACTGGTACGGGGCGGTGGCGCGCTATTCGGGCGCCGACGACACGGCGACCGCCACGACGTACGCGGACGACGTGTACCACATCATCCGTTCGGGTGAGCACAGGACGACGGACGACGGGCAGTCGGTGACGCTGGCGCCCGATCCGGACGTGACCCCGGAGACGGCACAGGCCGCCGGGCTCGGCCTGCGGACGGCCGCGACGGGCGGGACCGAGTGTCCGAGGACGGTGGCGTGCGAGTGGATCCCGGCGCCGTACGAGGAGCTCGGCGAGGGCGACTACGGGAACCACGACAAGGCGGACCGGCCCGCCTCCGCGTCCGTGGACTACATCGTCGTCCACGACACCGAGGCCACCTGGGACGTGACGCTGAAGCTGGTGCAGGACCCGGCGTACGTGTCCTGGCACTACTCGCTGCGCTCGTCCGACGGGCACATCGCCCAGCACGTCCCGCTCAAGGACGTCGGCTGGCACGCGGGCAACTGGTACGTGAACGCCAAGTCGGTGGGCCTGGAGCACGAGGGGTTCCTGGTGTCGCCGGACGCCTGGTACACGGAGGCGATGTACCGCACGTCGGCGCGGCTGGTGCGGTACCTGGCGAAGCGGTACGACGTGCCGCTGGACCGGCAGCACATCCTGGGCCACGACAACGTGCCGGGGCCCACCGGGGCGGCGGTGCGCGGCATGCACACGGACCCGGGCCCGTACTGGGACTGGGCGCACTACTTCGAACTGCTCGGGCGGCCTCTCACGCCGACCGCCGGTCCGTGGGCCGACGTGGTGACGATCCGCCCCCGGTACACCGCGCACCGGCCGCTCTACACGGGCTGTGCGAAGCCCGGTGAGGCGTGCGCGCCGCACGGCAGCGGCGCGGTCCGGCTCCACACGGAGCCCAGCGAGAACGCTCCCCTGGTGAAGGACGCCGGGCTGCGGCCGGGCGGCGAGGACTCGACCGTGGACGTCAACGACACGGGCGCACGGGCCTCGACGGGCCAGAGCTACGCCGTGGCCGGGCGGCGGGGGGCGTGGACCGCGATCTGGTACCTGGGGCAGACGGCCTGGTTCCACAATCCCGTGGCACGGCCGACGGCGGTGGGCGCGCGGGGCTGGGTCCTGACGCCGAAGCCGGGGCGGGCGGACGTCCCCGTGTACGGGCGGGCGTACCCGGAGGCGTCCGCGTACCCGGCGGACGTGCCGGTCCAGGCGCTGTCGCCGCTGCCGTACCGGCTCGGGGCGGGCCAGCGGTACGTGGTGGGCGACCGGGTGCCGGGCGAGTACTACTTCGCGCCGGCCTTCGACACCTCCGGGCACCGGGTGGTGCGCGGCGAGGAGGCGTACTACCAGATCCAGTTCGGCCACCGGGTGGCCTTCGTGAAGGCGTCCGACGTGACCGTCACCCGGGCCTGA
- a CDS encoding PP2C family protein-serine/threonine phosphatase has translation MTRSLTSDVASLKAYIEREIATLRAEVRHRTETAGVAEPSPGRSAGGAGAPSPERGGSARTAQCPCGQGFGAPHSCVDAAEGHDASRCLCAALPAVPVSAALLSPVRDDSGEITDFVIRAGNHIRSAEWLVSPDQQAGQLFFAEARPGAAAGGLLAALKDVLATGHALNGLVVDYTEERYGRLRRVQLVHYAASCGDQVLTTWRPVRSQAELLTIDAQHLASMGWGRWDLLSGSVSWSEGLQRIFRTDPALPWSLLELCDALVDDDVGAFGEFIASVLAGEEPAWTRIRFVVLGEVRTVDLLGRPVAGTDGRPWALQIVARDLTPQMRSRRRLAEKQVETEQLRQQATAERHVASALREALLPTYSEGLAELGLTVAAAYLPAEPDAAVGGDWYKCRPLPDGRALIAIGDASGHGLAAVARMAQQRHAMAGLAQTGACAGDVTTWLNELVCSDPSSATATVAVGHVDAERVLRWTCAGHPAPLLLREGRAYALPTEHRGPLLGVLPGHQYDTAEFQLEQGDVLLLYTDGVVERRGQDIAEGIHALTGLLAAGDGLSPQGMVDRITDVYERGVHDDDACLLAVRVD, from the coding sequence ATGACCCGGTCGCTCACCTCCGACGTGGCGTCGCTGAAGGCGTACATCGAACGCGAGATCGCGACGCTGCGGGCGGAGGTGCGCCACCGGACGGAGACGGCCGGGGTGGCCGAACCGTCACCCGGCCGGTCCGCCGGCGGGGCCGGAGCACCCTCGCCCGAGAGGGGCGGGAGCGCCCGGACGGCCCAGTGCCCGTGCGGCCAGGGGTTCGGCGCTCCGCACTCGTGCGTGGACGCGGCCGAGGGCCACGACGCGTCGAGGTGCCTGTGTGCGGCGCTGCCCGCGGTGCCGGTGTCGGCGGCCCTGCTCAGCCCGGTGCGGGACGACTCCGGGGAGATCACGGACTTCGTCATCCGCGCGGGCAACCACATCCGTTCCGCCGAATGGCTGGTGTCACCCGACCAGCAGGCGGGACAGCTCTTCTTCGCCGAGGCCCGCCCGGGAGCGGCGGCCGGCGGGCTGCTGGCCGCGCTCAAAGACGTACTGGCCACCGGGCACGCCCTGAACGGTCTGGTCGTGGACTACACCGAGGAGCGGTACGGCAGGCTCAGGCGGGTCCAGCTGGTCCACTACGCCGCGTCGTGCGGCGATCAGGTGCTCACGACCTGGCGCCCGGTGCGCAGCCAGGCGGAGCTCCTCACCATCGACGCCCAGCACCTGGCGTCCATGGGATGGGGGCGCTGGGACCTGCTGTCGGGTTCGGTGTCGTGGTCCGAGGGCCTGCAGCGGATCTTCCGTACGGACCCGGCGCTGCCCTGGTCCCTGCTGGAGCTGTGCGACGCCCTGGTGGACGACGACGTGGGGGCGTTCGGCGAGTTCATCGCGTCGGTGCTGGCCGGTGAGGAGCCCGCGTGGACGCGCATCCGGTTCGTGGTGCTGGGCGAGGTCCGCACGGTCGATTTGCTGGGCCGGCCGGTGGCGGGCACGGACGGCCGGCCCTGGGCGCTGCAGATCGTGGCGCGTGATCTCACTCCGCAGATGCGCAGCCGCCGCCGGCTGGCGGAGAAGCAGGTGGAGACGGAGCAGCTGCGGCAGCAGGCCACCGCGGAGCGGCACGTGGCGTCGGCGCTGCGCGAGGCGTTGCTGCCGACGTACTCGGAGGGGCTGGCGGAGCTGGGGCTGACCGTCGCGGCGGCCTATCTGCCGGCGGAACCGGACGCCGCGGTGGGCGGCGACTGGTACAAGTGCCGGCCGCTGCCGGACGGCCGGGCGCTGATCGCGATCGGCGACGCGAGCGGGCACGGCCTGGCGGCGGTCGCCCGGATGGCCCAGCAGCGCCACGCGATGGCGGGCCTCGCGCAGACGGGCGCGTGTGCGGGTGACGTCACCACCTGGCTGAACGAACTGGTGTGCAGCGACCCCTCGTCGGCCACCGCCACGGTGGCGGTCGGGCACGTCGACGCGGAACGCGTCCTGCGGTGGACGTGCGCCGGGCACCCCGCCCCCCTGCTGCTGCGGGAGGGGCGCGCGTACGCGCTGCCGACGGAGCACCGCGGGCCGCTGCTGGGCGTCCTGCCGGGGCACCAGTACGACACGGCGGAGTTCCAGCTGGAACAGGGTGACGTACTGCTGCTGTACACCGACGGGGTGGTCGAGCGGCGCGGCCAGGACATCGCCGAGGGCATCCACGCGCTGACCGGGCTGCTCGCGGCGGGCGACGGACTGTCGCCGCAAGGGATGGTCGACCGGATCACCGACGTGTACGAGCGTGGCGTCCACGACGACGACGCGTGTCTGCTCGCGGTGCGGGTCGACTGA
- a CDS encoding GlsB/YeaQ/YmgE family stress response membrane protein gives MGIIAWIFIGLLAGAIAKALMPGRDPGGILVTMLLGIVGGLLGGWLGKVIFGVDSIDGFFDLSTWIAAIVGSVIVLALYRLITGRGHRGHGVHA, from the coding sequence ATGGGAATCATCGCGTGGATCTTCATCGGGCTGCTCGCCGGTGCGATCGCCAAGGCGCTGATGCCGGGACGTGACCCGGGCGGCATCCTGGTGACCATGCTGCTCGGCATCGTCGGCGGCCTGCTGGGCGGCTGGCTGGGCAAGGTCATCTTCGGTGTGGACTCGATCGACGGTTTCTTCGACCTGTCGACCTGGATAGCGGCGATCGTCGGTTCGGTGATCGTCCTCGCCCTCTACCGGCTCATCACCGGGCGAGGCCACCGTGGGCACGGCGTCCACGCCTGA
- a CDS encoding ANTAR domain-containing protein, which translates to MQNELARLTTEVTQLRRALDSRAVIDQAQGMIMALAACPAEEAWHALVTTSQHGNTKVRDVATALVATARGDDLPPPLRGPFTRALEHARAPEPARTLERARRPGRTGDTDPGTGRGAPGVSRGSPTPA; encoded by the coding sequence ATGCAGAACGAACTCGCCCGCCTCACCACCGAGGTGACCCAGCTGCGCCGGGCGCTCGACAGCCGGGCGGTCATCGACCAGGCCCAGGGCATGATCATGGCGCTCGCGGCGTGCCCGGCCGAAGAGGCCTGGCACGCCCTCGTGACCACCTCCCAGCACGGCAACACCAAGGTGCGGGACGTCGCCACCGCCCTGGTGGCCACCGCCCGCGGCGACGACCTGCCGCCCCCGCTGCGCGGTCCGTTCACCCGGGCCCTGGAGCACGCGCGGGCTCCGGAGCCCGCCCGGACCCTGGAGCGGGCGCGGCGCCCGGGCCGGACCGGGGACACGGACCCCGGAACCGGCCGCGGGGCGCCGGGGGTCAGCCGGGGTTCACCGACTCCTGCCTGA
- a CDS encoding DNA alkylation repair protein — translation MPRADDAAAVIREGLGRLGTAERAERDRAYLRSDLTHLGVPVPDVRRTVTGARRDLGPFTREDTLRLAELLWPGDVYEHRMAAVETLTARAAVLLLPEDLAVVERYVRASRTWALVDALAVHAVGAVVAREPVSCGDTLDRWARDEDFWLRRTALLALIPGIRAGSPDLRRLSRYADAMLDEREFFIRKAIGWVLRELSVRDPGFVAGWVRERRPRMSGLTYREAVRRLPADAG, via the coding sequence ATGCCCCGAGCCGACGACGCCGCGGCCGTCATCAGGGAAGGACTCGGCCGGCTGGGCACCGCCGAGCGGGCGGAGCGGGACCGCGCGTACCTGCGCAGCGACCTCACGCACCTGGGCGTGCCGGTGCCCGACGTACGCCGGACGGTGACGGGCGCGCGGCGGGACCTGGGGCCGTTCACGCGCGAGGACACGCTGCGCCTGGCGGAGCTGCTGTGGCCCGGCGACGTGTACGAGCACCGGATGGCGGCGGTCGAGACGCTGACCGCGCGGGCGGCCGTCCTGCTCCTGCCCGAGGACCTCGCCGTCGTGGAACGGTACGTGCGCGCGTCGCGCACCTGGGCGCTGGTCGACGCCCTCGCCGTCCACGCGGTCGGCGCGGTGGTGGCCCGCGAGCCGGTGTCCTGCGGTGACACCCTGGACCGCTGGGCGCGGGACGAGGACTTCTGGCTCCGGCGGACGGCGCTGCTGGCCCTGATCCCCGGCATCCGCGCCGGCAGCCCGGACCTGCGGCGGCTGAGCCGCTACGCCGACGCCATGCTGGACGAGCGGGAGTTCTTCATCCGCAAGGCCATCGGCTGGGTGCTGCGCGAGCTGTCGGTCCGCGATCCCGGGTTCGTGGCCGGGTGGGTCCGGGAACGGCGTCCGCGTATGTCCGGCCTCACCTACCGCGAGGCCGTCCGCCGGCTCCCGGCCGACGCCGGGTGA